In Deltaproteobacteria bacterium, a single genomic region encodes these proteins:
- a CDS encoding Hsp20 family protein, whose protein sequence is MTNIERTVSESGRVSPDRKELTRQEERYAIPPVDIYEKEDGLTVLADLPGVTSEGLSVNVENGILTIEGKVERQAAEDVISREFDLTSFYRQFRISETIDTEKIKATLKNGVLTLLLPKVEKAKPRQIPIQSA, encoded by the coding sequence ATGACTAACATAGAACGAACGGTATCGGAAAGCGGACGAGTATCTCCCGACAGGAAGGAATTGACACGGCAGGAGGAGCGTTACGCGATACCTCCCGTGGACATCTACGAGAAAGAGGATGGGCTCACGGTCCTCGCGGACCTGCCGGGCGTAACTTCCGAGGGTCTTTCGGTAAACGTTGAGAACGGAATACTCACCATCGAGGGAAAGGTGGAACGGCAGGCGGCAGAGGATGTGATCAGCAGAGAATTCGATTTGACCTCTTTCTACCGCCAGTTTCGGATCTCGGAGACGATCGACACCGAAAAAATCAAAGCTACGCTCAAAAACGGGGTTCTCACCCTTCTCCTGCCGAAGGTGGAGAAGGCAAAGCCCCGTCAAATTCCTATCCAGTCTGCCTGA
- a CDS encoding ornithine cyclodeaminase family protein — translation MSKNEITFTYLSQEDFLEAGCFDMNMAMAAAEKGMLAFNNDEVLFPEKIVQIFNQETQERINCLPATFLTDKICGVKWVSVFPPNPEKYGLQNLSAVIILSEIEKGFPVAVMEGTLCSNIRVGAMGGIAAKHLARKDSKVIGFIGSGEQSKMHLVAMKTVLRGLEECRVSAKTAPEEAQFIEEMQPIFPDMKFIPTDTDLAKAIVGADVIVTGTSAQAPLLKADWVKEGAFYSHIGGWEDEYAVARKCTKIVCDDWETVKHRTQTLSRMYKDGELSDDDIYANLVELVAGDKKGRESEGEINYFNAVGLAYVDVAIAHAMYERAISAGAGKRLTLQSCMIFEHAGLKDLIRF, via the coding sequence ATGTCGAAAAACGAAATTACCTTCACCTACCTGTCCCAGGAGGATTTTTTAGAGGCCGGCTGTTTCGATATGAATATGGCCATGGCGGCTGCGGAAAAGGGAATGCTCGCCTTCAACAACGATGAAGTCCTCTTTCCCGAGAAGATCGTGCAGATCTTCAACCAGGAGACCCAGGAGCGGATCAACTGTCTGCCGGCCACCTTTCTGACCGATAAGATTTGCGGCGTGAAGTGGGTGTCGGTGTTTCCCCCGAACCCGGAAAAATACGGCCTGCAGAACCTCTCTGCGGTGATTATTCTCTCGGAGATCGAAAAGGGATTCCCCGTGGCGGTCATGGAAGGAACCCTCTGCTCGAATATCCGCGTCGGCGCCATGGGGGGGATCGCAGCGAAACACCTTGCCCGGAAAGACTCGAAGGTCATCGGGTTCATCGGTTCCGGCGAGCAGTCGAAAATGCACCTGGTAGCAATGAAGACCGTCCTGAGGGGCCTCGAGGAGTGCCGTGTGTCGGCGAAAACGGCACCGGAGGAGGCGCAGTTCATCGAGGAGATGCAGCCCATCTTCCCGGACATGAAATTCATCCCCACGGACACGGATCTTGCGAAGGCCATCGTGGGGGCAGACGTTATCGTCACGGGCACGAGCGCTCAGGCCCCGCTCCTGAAAGCCGACTGGGTAAAAGAGGGGGCCTTCTACAGCCACATCGGCGGATGGGAAGACGAGTATGCCGTGGCGAGAAAGTGCACAAAAATCGTCTGCGACGACTGGGAAACGGTCAAACACCGCACCCAAACCTTGAGCCGCATGTACAAGGACGGTGAACTCAGCGATGACGACATCTATGCGAATTTAGTGGAACTCGTTGCGGGGGATAAGAAAGGCCGGGAATCGGAAGGGGAAATCAACTACTTCAATGCCGTAGGCCTCGCCTATGTCGATGTGGCGATAGCTCATGCGATGTATGAAAGAGCCATTTCTGCCGGAGCAGGGAAGAGGTTGACGCTCCAGAGCTGCATGATCTTCGAGCACGCTGGCCTCAAGGACCTGATCAGATTTTAA
- a CDS encoding Hsp20 family protein — protein sequence MTNWNVFSEMDKLRTDMDRLFSEVTGSRPWRLAFLPGIASRRYPLVNVSETEGGYKVVALAPGVQPENFEVTVKNNILTLSGEKRPPEDVSPDEYHRSERSEGRFVRSLELPGAIDPDRVKASYANGLLTVILEKSEAAKPRAIPVDTA from the coding sequence ATGACGAACTGGAATGTGTTCAGTGAGATGGACAAACTGCGGACTGACATGGACCGGTTGTTTAGCGAAGTGACGGGCTCCCGTCCCTGGCGGCTTGCTTTCCTCCCGGGGATTGCTTCCCGCCGCTATCCACTGGTAAATGTGAGCGAGACCGAAGGAGGCTACAAGGTTGTCGCACTGGCCCCCGGGGTTCAACCGGAGAACTTCGAGGTCACGGTAAAGAACAATATTCTGACCCTCTCCGGTGAAAAGAGACCACCCGAGGATGTGAGTCCCGACGAGTATCACCGGTCCGAGCGTTCCGAGGGCAGGTTCGTGCGCTCCCTGGAACTCCCGGGCGCAATCGACCCGGACAGGGTCAAGGCCAGTTACGCAAATGGACTACTGACGGTGATCCTGGAGAAGAGCGAGGCCGCAAAACCTCGCGCGATTCCCGTGGACACCGCGTGA